DNA from Quercus lobata isolate SW786 chromosome 1, ValleyOak3.0 Primary Assembly, whole genome shotgun sequence:
CAAACAATGAAGTCGAATATGAAGCCCTCctcaaagggctagaattggcAAAGTCCGTGGAAGCAAAGTCCATATGTGTCATGGGGGATTCCCAACTGATCATGGGGCAAGTGAATGGGACGTATGAGGCGAAGGAAGAACGAATGAAGAAGTATCTTGGTAGGGTGATGCGCCTTGTGAAAAGGTTTGAAAAAGCTGacttcgttcaaatcccaagggaggagaacgtGGAAGCTGATACTATAGCGAAGGAGGCCTCAGCAGACGAATCATTAGGGAAGTCAGACGAAGTTCAATATGTGCCAAGTATAGATGCCCAGGAAGTACAGCAGGTTGATAAcaaagaaaattggatgactccCATTATATCCTATTTGAAAGACGGACGACTACCAGAAGAAAAGGACGAGGCCAGAAAGGTGAGGGTGAGGTCAGCTAGATACGTCCTTATGAATGGAGTtctatacaagagaggtttctctcAACCTTACCTTAGATGTTTAGCTCCGGACGAAGCAAACTACGTGCtgagagaagttcatgaaggggcATGTGGCAATCATTCGGGAGCAAGatcacttgtccacaaggtcgtccgtgcagggtactactggccgaacatgcaagctgatgctaaagcatacgTTAAGGTCTGCGACCAGTGCCAGCGATTCAGCAACGTCCCCAGGCAACCATCGGAATACCTCACCCCAATGGTGGCACCGTGGcccttcgcacaatggggactggacattTTGGGTCCCTTCCCTTTGGGAGTAAGGCAGATGAAGTTTCTAGTGGTGGGcatcgattacttcaccaaatgggtggaggcagaACCGTTGGCAAATATCACACAACAGAATGTGAAAAActtcgtgtggaagaacatcGTATGCAGATTTGGAGTGCCGAAGGTATTGGTGTCTGATAACGGACGACAATTCGACAATGCACTCTTCAAGGACTTCTGCTCACATTTTGGAATTcagaaccattactcctcgcctgcacacccccaagccaacggccaggctgaagttgcaaaccgatccttgttgaaaatcatcaagactcggcttgagggggcaaagggagtgTGGCCAGATGAATTACCAGGAGTTTTATGGGCGTATAGGACCACAGTGAGGACACCTACAGGAGAGACTCCTTTCAaactagcctatggaagtgatGCAGTCATACCTGCAGAAGTACATATGGCTAATCATAgggtgatgatgtatcaagaCAAGGATAATGAAGATCTACTTCGTCTGAACCTCGATTTAATAGACGAGGTAAGGACAAATGCAGAACACCGGGCAGCAAAGTATAAGAATCTCATGGCTAAGCAGTATGACGcggtggtgaagcctaggcgtttCAACATTGGAGATCTCGTCCTGAGAAAGGTCTCTTTGTCGACCAAGAACCCGGCACATGGGAAATTGGGCccaaactgggaaggaccctataaagttatcaactgtaaaaggcaaggatcctactacctggaggccctggacgggagaaagctggaacatccttggaatgtggaGCACCTGAGGAGGTACTACCAGTAAGAGTGAACCTATGGACGAGACTGGGTCTTATATGTCTAATTACCCTACTACTACGTATGatgctgtttgtgtttgatactatTATATTTGGTGTTGCTTATGTGTGGAGTTTGAAACTATgatcttattacttattataGTTGTGTTATGGTTATGGACGAAGTCATGAagtatgtatttattaaataaaaaggcatcagtgtgcatatgccttgtctgtaaacaatatttatgttatgtgctAAATGTTGTGTGAAATTTCTCCATGATATTATCGTCCAAGTCAATCCTCAAGAGGGTTGAAAGATCCAAGACGAACAAAATCTCTGGACGCAGAGATGTAACgtctaaattttctaaggaaaaaacCACATCCACACTCGTCCAACTCATGGACGAGACGGAGCCAACTGAAACAATCCAAAATCTGGACGAGAGAAAAAGTTGGCAAAATAAGTAAGATGGTAAGTAAAATTAGTTTGCAAGTCCTAAGACGAATCAAgctaattaaaaatactacctACTAAGACGAGTTAGactacatgaaaaatatgtaatctCGATATGGACGAGCTAAAGTTGGAGTTAAAATAGCTTGGCAACATTCGTCCATGAAAATGAAATCACTCGTCCatgcaaagataataaaaattcattcaaaggGTAGACTTCCTACGTCCAAAAAACCCTGATTAGTTTGGAAAGCAGAAACTACTTAAAAACCCGTCCTAAAACCATGGACGAGTATAATGTATTCTTGTTACATAAAGGAAGGTCCAAAAACAAaggaccaaataaaaaaaaagagaaaaaccacTAAGGTTAAAAGTCTCGTCCTAAGAAGGGGGAGCATTCACAACTGGTGCGTCCTGAGGCTGGGTACTAGCATCGTCTTCCACGTTGACGTCATCAGAGCCAGTCTGGAGAAGAGAGCTTGTGGCAGCAGCAAGGTTAAGCTtgattgcattaaaatcaaCTTCAGGGAAGTTCTCAATAGCGTCCATTCTGAAATCTTCAAAACCAGCTGCATAATTGCGATCCAAAGTGTCTGTATATTCTTTGGACGACTTGAACTCAGCCACAGCGTCCTCTTTTGCCTTGGAGAGACGAGCATTCAATTCATCATTCATCTTCTGCAAATGATCAATGCGCGTATCCTTCTCCACTGCATCCGTCCTTAGCTCCTCAATCAGCTTGTTACGTTCCTTGACCTCGTCCTTAGCTTTTTCAGCAACCCCAGCCCATTTTTTACACTCAGCATTCACCTGCTGAATCCTCGTCTCCAACAAGACTCTCGTCTTGTCCAGCTCTGTTGCCTGTCTAGACGCTGCTATAAACTTGGACATGGCCTATGAATAGACAAAGCAACATAGAGTGATTAAATGAGGAAAAGTGGCTACCCAAATAAGGATGAGAGATACTGACATACCTTGAAGAGGTCATGGACGCCTGAATGTTCAAATTCCTTTAAACCCATGTTGTAGCACGTTTATATCTTCGTCCTTGACAGCCATCTGGAAACGTTTCCAAGCCAGGTCTTCGTTCTCAATAATGTTCGTGGAATGCTGGGACGAGCCAGGCGTGGTAGACTTGGCCAAAGGAGTTCTGGGTGGAGTCTTGGACGGCGTGGACTCCACTGGAGTGGACGAGTCCACATCAACTATCTGGACGGCAGGCTGGGACTGGGGAGGTTTGGACTTGACCACCTTGGACGAGCCTGACTTGACCCTTTTGTCCCTACGACTGGGGAGCCCTTCCAAGTCAATATTTTTTGGCAAGAACTTCCTTTTGTCCCCAGCCGTTGGACGAGTCTGACCCTCAGGACGATCTTGGGCTTGACCCTCAGGACGTTTCCCCTCTCCTGCAATCTCCTTCCCTCTAttctctttcattgttgacattcctAAGACGAGATGAACGAGTTAGGAAGgtacacaaaaaagaag
Protein-coding regions in this window:
- the LOC115952886 gene encoding uncharacterized protein LOC115952886 gives rise to the protein MGLKEFEHSGVHDLFKAMSKFIAASRQATELDKTRVLLETRIQQVNAECKKWAGVAEKAKDEVKERNKLIEELRTDAVEKDTRIDHLQKMNDELNARLSKAKEDAVAEFKSSKEYTDTLDRNYAAGFEDFRMDAIENFPEVDFNAIKLNLAAATSSLLQTGSDDVNVEDDASTQPQDAPVVNAPPS